From a region of the candidate division WOR-3 bacterium genome:
- the tsf gene encoding translation elongation factor Ts — protein MDKVVELRRRTGAGVMDCKTALEEAAGDIDKAIEILRKRGIAKAAKKAERPTAAGVIDAYIHPGERLGVLIEVDTETDFVARNQEFRRFVRDLAMHIAACDPIAIDRSGVPQDVIERERRIYQEQAGQSGKPAPVIEKIVAGKLEKFYAEVCLLEQQFVKSPEKTVGDYLKENIAKFGENIVIRRYARFKLGE, from the coding sequence ATGGATAAAGTTGTAGAACTGCGGCGCCGAACCGGTGCCGGAGTAATGGACTGCAAAACCGCGCTTGAAGAGGCAGCAGGTGATATCGATAAGGCGATTGAAATCCTGCGCAAACGGGGAATTGCCAAAGCCGCAAAAAAGGCAGAGCGCCCCACTGCTGCCGGTGTCATTGATGCCTATATCCATCCGGGAGAAAGACTCGGTGTTCTCATTGAGGTGGATACCGAAACCGACTTTGTTGCCCGCAACCAGGAGTTCCGCCGTTTTGTTCGTGACCTGGCAATGCACATCGCCGCCTGCGACCCGATTGCTATTGACCGGAGCGGGGTTCCTCAGGATGTTATTGAGCGCGAACGCCGTATCTATCAGGAGCAGGCTGGGCAATCGGGCAAACCGGCGCCGGTGATTGAGAAAATTGTCGCCGGCAAACTGGAAAAGTTTTATGCCGAGGTCTGCCTCCTTGAACAGCAGTTTGTCAAATCACCGGAAAAGACCGTTGGTGACTATCTGAAGGAGAACATCGCCAAATTCGGCGAGAACATCGTCATCCGGCGTTACGCCCGGTTTAAACTGGGTGAGTAA
- the rpsB gene encoding 30S ribosomal protein S2 produces the protein MDQTLTIKQLLEAGLHFGHHARRWNPKMKPFIFGKRNGIFIIDLEKTLERLRSAYDVVRSITEAGKEIIFVGTKQQARPIIEEEAKRCGACYVTVRWVGGLLTNFNVVSTRIARLAELERILATTQLNTSKKEILHLQREYRNLAKLFYGLQQLDRLPGALYVVDPVREATAVAEARRMKIPVIALIDTNGNPELIDYPIPGNDDALRSIRLVTSVIANAVMQGKKQFETEGEETEPQPKEG, from the coding sequence GTGGACCAAACGCTAACCATAAAACAACTCCTTGAGGCCGGACTCCATTTCGGTCACCATGCCCGGCGCTGGAACCCAAAGATGAAGCCTTTCATCTTCGGGAAGCGGAACGGAATATTTATCATCGATTTGGAAAAGACACTCGAGCGGCTGCGCAGCGCCTACGATGTCGTGCGGAGCATTACTGAAGCTGGCAAGGAAATTATCTTCGTCGGTACCAAGCAGCAGGCACGTCCAATAATTGAAGAAGAGGCAAAACGCTGTGGCGCCTGCTATGTAACCGTTCGCTGGGTCGGCGGGCTATTGACCAACTTCAATGTTGTCTCCACCCGCATTGCCCGGCTGGCAGAACTGGAGAGAATCCTTGCCACCACCCAGCTGAACACCTCCAAGAAGGAAATTCTGCACCTTCAGCGTGAATACCGCAATCTCGCCAAACTGTTTTATGGACTGCAACAGCTGGACCGGTTACCTGGTGCCCTGTATGTGGTGGACCCGGTTCGAGAGGCAACCGCCGTTGCTGAGGCGCGTCGGATGAAGATCCCGGTTATTGCCCTGATTGACACCAATGGCAATCCAGAACTGATTGACTACCCCATTCCTGGCAATGACGATGCCCTCCGCTCAATCCGGCTGGTCACCAGTGTCATTGCCAATGCGGTGATGCAGGGCAAGAAACAGTTTGAAACTGAAGGCGAAGAAACAGAACCACAGCCCAAGGAAGGATAG
- the rpsI gene encoding 30S ribosomal protein S9, whose product MNPTYFATGSRKTATAKVWLIPGGSEHTVNDKPLQAYFGRKDLVQNALAPLQVTGTTNNFTIKGIVAGGGLAAQAAAIALGAARALLNYNPDLRGPLKAASLLKRDPREKERMKYGLAKRRKRFQWTKR is encoded by the coding sequence ATGAACCCAACTTACTTTGCTACGGGCTCGCGCAAAACCGCTACTGCGAAAGTGTGGTTGATCCCCGGTGGTAGTGAACACACAGTTAATGACAAACCGTTACAAGCCTATTTCGGTAGAAAAGACCTTGTCCAGAATGCCCTTGCCCCATTACAGGTAACTGGCACAACTAACAACTTCACCATCAAGGGGATTGTTGCCGGTGGTGGTTTGGCTGCGCAAGCAGCAGCGATTGCACTGGGGGCTGCCCGGGCACTATTAAACTACAACCCTGACCTGCGGGGACCACTTAAAGCCGCCTCCCTATTAAAACGGGACCCGAGGGAAAAAGAGAGAATGAAGTACGGGCTGGCAAAAAGAAGGAAGCGCTTCCAGTGGACCAAACGCTAA